Proteins from one Chroococcidiopsis sp. CCMEE 29 genomic window:
- a CDS encoding DUF1257 domain-containing protein: protein GQRIRADIVAVLDGEQDIGWSRNAHGSFDMIADLSGVARKNNLNELVNSVNQKYAVNKTLAQIKQSGLQNASVKLVLQE, encoded by the coding sequence TGGTCAACGAATTCGGGCTGATATTGTGGCTGTGCTGGACGGCGAACAAGATATTGGTTGGTCTCGTAATGCTCATGGGTCTTTTGATATGATTGCTGACTTGTCGGGTGTTGCCAGGAAAAACAACCTGAATGAACTGGTCAACTCCGTTAATCAGAAGTATGCAGTTAACAAGACATTGGCACAAATTAAACAATCTGGTCTGCAAAATGCCAGTGTGAAGTTAGTGCTACAAGAGTAG